Proteins encoded together in one Magnetococcales bacterium window:
- a CDS encoding tetratricopeptide repeat protein: MSTNSAPSQKPVFISHSSVDDAFVQSLRQHLQDHGVPVWEDASCLSGGVNLPEVIFKAIRDSQHFIVVVSEDAMDSEWVVDETELAMTLLAERTDGFKVVPILLGKKTHTAARALTGKKLAAIRGQEGVDVAMPEILAALGKQLPEGYFKPEAVDAPDIEELTLELENPRLEKLEGKERGVAEARLIYQPSGGARAIRSAKFKFTAPIGPIEADKLRWYLEDYYLWPTGPFKTRAEEVERALPEWGAALYWGAVGGDVNLAPLASWERVPVGKARRFSVYVDDRAVTGADEKTTAEVKQAATTLMGLPWELAYDQRGYLFQGAKPARVRRLLPNELEAEALLTEPPIRILLASPRPDDDKAGYIDHRISARPLVEALAGLGGMVEVTVLEPPTFPELKKELKRARQAKKPYHVVHFDGHGVYDPVVGLGGLCFEDPEDAHKLQKRGTAIINAQELGAEIQDHRIALFFLEACQTAQAELDPIASVAGRLLECGVASVVAMSHSVLVETARRFVEAFYQELAGGHRIGEAMLAGQIHIYDNPFKFEVPGAGDLHLQDWFVPVLYQEAHDPQLVTTIPAEKAQNLIKKRQKNVLGKLPEPPPHHFVGRSRELLALERLLQHHGYGVLVGQGGEGKTTLGVELARWLVMTNRFERAAFVSLEEYRDHRTILDSLGQQLLPGYTIAKYGHELDKAWLPIQQTLSERATLIVFDNLESALPPPDGSGYSDFEPAIWQGILALFKQVGAVARAKMIFTTREPMPEPFDIHQVRIGKLDKKAAIELVSGVLKQNHLPPKADDPGLNEAEIEALVESVNRHARSLTLLAPEIAKTGVTGTTENLTSIMQALQKKHPNERERSLYASVELSLRRLKPDTREKIKVLGVFHGGANLNIVDDMLKLDPSEMMAVAQELAEAGLAGEFYNGHLRLHPALCPYLLGELGETEAEGFREQWLQGMVQLVGFLSQQQHQDTQMAYTLTRLELPNLLAALERVREQPPEQVVDYAKRVEQLLSRQGLPSALKRAVEAREEAAAKIPDWGHARFESQQLGIERLLEAGNLQEAFSQAQDLLAQSQAAGEAAYPGADYDLAMAHNLLGQVLYAGGNAQLALNCFVEAHQRFQTLEEVGDDAAKRMVAVIITRKGDCYRGLGQLDEAAKAYQEGIELDERQGDDRGVAVGKGQLGTVWLEQNKYGEALKAHEEARESFENMDEPLSVATAWHQIGMVHQQAGNTKEAEKAYKESLSIRTRESNRDGEADSSIQLGNLYDSMGRLEEAAIFYNRAADIRVELKDLAGEGRVRSNLANTLIQLKRYDDARVVAERAIECLTPYGQNAQPWILWSVLHNLEQAVGNREAALQARQKAMELFLQYRRDGGENHAGGGRLCLMVEQGIKAKDTGEVAGLLGQLASDTDYHPYIRALAASLQKIVNGSRDPTLADDPALDYDDAVELKLLLERLRELEGNDA, encoded by the coding sequence ATGTCCACCAATTCAGCCCCCAGCCAAAAACCGGTTTTTATCTCCCACTCCAGTGTGGATGACGCGTTTGTCCAATCCTTGCGCCAACACCTTCAGGATCATGGGGTGCCGGTGTGGGAGGATGCTTCCTGTTTGAGTGGTGGCGTCAATCTACCGGAAGTGATCTTTAAAGCCATCCGTGATTCCCAGCATTTTATTGTGGTGGTGAGTGAGGATGCGATGGACTCCGAATGGGTGGTGGATGAGACCGAGCTGGCCATGACGCTGTTGGCGGAGCGCACCGATGGCTTCAAGGTGGTGCCCATTTTGTTGGGGAAGAAAACCCACACAGCGGCCCGGGCTTTGACAGGGAAAAAATTGGCCGCCATCCGGGGGCAGGAGGGGGTGGATGTGGCGATGCCGGAAATCCTCGCCGCTTTGGGGAAACAGCTGCCAGAGGGATATTTTAAACCCGAGGCCGTGGATGCCCCGGATATCGAAGAGTTGACCCTGGAGCTGGAAAATCCCCGTTTGGAAAAGCTGGAGGGGAAGGAGCGGGGGGTGGCAGAGGCCCGGTTGATCTATCAGCCCAGTGGCGGTGCTCGCGCCATTCGCAGTGCCAAATTTAAATTTACTGCTCCCATTGGCCCCATCGAAGCGGACAAGCTGCGTTGGTATTTGGAAGACTATTATCTTTGGCCGACGGGGCCGTTTAAAACGCGGGCTGAGGAGGTGGAGAGGGCGTTGCCGGAGTGGGGGGCGGCGCTTTATTGGGGGGCAGTGGGGGGGGATGTCAATCTGGCTCCTTTAGCCAGCTGGGAGCGGGTGCCGGTGGGCAAGGCGCGGCGTTTTTCGGTCTATGTGGATGACCGGGCTGTGACGGGGGCGGATGAAAAAACGACTGCCGAGGTGAAACAAGCCGCCACTACCCTGATGGGGCTGCCCTGGGAGCTGGCTTATGATCAACGGGGCTATCTTTTCCAGGGAGCGAAACCCGCCCGGGTGCGTAGATTGCTCCCCAACGAATTGGAGGCCGAAGCTCTCCTCACCGAGCCCCCGATTCGGATTTTGCTGGCCAGCCCCCGGCCTGATGATGACAAAGCCGGATACATCGACCACCGCATCAGCGCCCGGCCCCTGGTGGAGGCGTTGGCGGGGTTGGGGGGGATGGTGGAGGTGACGGTGTTGGAGCCCCCCACCTTTCCCGAGTTGAAAAAGGAACTGAAGCGGGCGCGGCAGGCGAAAAAGCCCTATCACGTGGTCCATTTCGATGGGCATGGGGTGTATGACCCGGTGGTGGGGCTGGGGGGGCTCTGCTTTGAGGATCCGGAAGATGCCCACAAGCTGCAAAAACGGGGCACTGCCATCATCAATGCCCAGGAGCTGGGGGCGGAGATTCAGGATCATCGGATTGCGCTGTTTTTCCTGGAAGCGTGCCAAACCGCCCAAGCAGAGCTGGATCCCATCGCTTCGGTGGCTGGGAGGTTGCTGGAGTGTGGGGTGGCATCGGTGGTGGCCATGAGTCACAGCGTGTTGGTGGAGACGGCGCGCCGGTTTGTGGAGGCGTTTTATCAAGAGTTGGCCGGGGGGCATCGGATTGGGGAGGCGATGCTGGCGGGGCAGATCCATATTTATGACAATCCCTTCAAGTTTGAGGTTCCGGGGGCGGGGGATCTACATCTGCAGGATTGGTTTGTGCCGGTGCTCTACCAGGAGGCCCACGATCCCCAGCTGGTCACAACCATCCCCGCTGAAAAAGCTCAAAATCTGATCAAAAAACGCCAAAAGAATGTCCTGGGCAAGCTACCGGAACCACCCCCTCACCATTTTGTGGGTCGCAGTCGGGAGTTGCTGGCTCTGGAGCGGCTGTTGCAGCATCACGGCTATGGGGTGCTGGTGGGGCAGGGGGGGGAGGGGAAGACCACCTTGGGGGTGGAGCTGGCTCGCTGGCTGGTGATGACCAATCGCTTTGAGCGGGCCGCTTTTGTCAGCCTGGAGGAGTATCGGGATCACCGCACCATTCTGGATAGCTTGGGGCAACAGCTGCTACCCGGTTACACCATCGCCAAATATGGCCACGAGTTGGATAAAGCCTGGCTGCCCATCCAGCAGACACTTTCAGAGCGGGCGACCCTGATCGTGTTCGACAACCTGGAGTCCGCCCTCCCACCCCCCGATGGTAGCGGTTATTCTGACTTTGAACCCGCTATCTGGCAGGGGATTTTGGCGTTGTTCAAGCAGGTGGGGGCGGTGGCACGCGCCAAGATGATCTTCACCACCCGGGAGCCCATGCCGGAGCCTTTTGATATCCATCAAGTGCGGATTGGCAAGCTGGATAAAAAGGCGGCGATAGAGCTGGTGAGCGGGGTGCTGAAACAGAACCACTTGCCCCCCAAAGCGGATGATCCAGGCCTCAACGAAGCCGAGATCGAAGCCCTGGTGGAATCAGTCAACCGCCACGCCCGCTCCCTCACCTTGCTCGCCCCCGAGATCGCCAAAACCGGCGTCACAGGCACCACCGAAAACCTCACCAGCATCATGCAGGCGCTACAAAAAAAACACCCCAATGAACGGGAACGCTCCCTCTACGCCTCGGTGGAGCTTTCCCTCAGAAGACTCAAACCCGACACCCGGGAAAAGATCAAGGTGCTGGGGGTGTTTCATGGGGGGGCGAATTTAAACATCGTTGATGACATGCTGAAACTGGATCCGTCAGAAATGATGGCAGTGGCTCAGGAGTTGGCAGAAGCTGGTTTGGCTGGGGAGTTTTACAACGGCCACCTAAGACTCCACCCCGCCCTCTGCCCCTACCTCCTGGGGGAACTGGGGGAGACCGAGGCGGAAGGTTTCCGGGAGCAATGGTTGCAGGGGATGGTGCAGCTGGTGGGGTTTTTGAGTCAGCAACAGCACCAGGACACCCAAATGGCCTACACCCTCACCCGCCTGGAGCTACCCAACCTCCTCGCCGCCCTGGAGCGGGTGCGGGAGCAGCCACCGGAGCAGGTGGTGGATTATGCCAAGAGGGTGGAACAGTTGCTGTCCAGACAGGGGCTGCCCTCAGCTCTCAAACGAGCCGTGGAAGCCCGGGAAGAGGCGGCGGCAAAAATTCCCGATTGGGGCCACGCCCGGTTTGAGTCCCAACAGCTTGGCATCGAGCGATTGCTGGAAGCAGGGAATCTGCAAGAGGCCTTTTCCCAAGCTCAGGATTTGCTCGCCCAGAGCCAAGCCGCTGGAGAAGCCGCCTATCCAGGGGCTGATTATGATCTGGCTATGGCTCACAATCTATTAGGCCAGGTTTTGTATGCAGGTGGGAATGCGCAGTTGGCCCTGAATTGTTTTGTTGAGGCTCATCAACGTTTTCAGACTTTGGAAGAAGTGGGGGATGATGCAGCTAAGAGAATGGTTGCCGTAATAATCACCAGAAAAGGGGATTGTTACAGGGGGCTTGGCCAATTGGATGAGGCGGCCAAGGCCTATCAGGAGGGGATTGAGTTGGATGAGAGGCAGGGGGATGACCGGGGTGTGGCTGTTGGGAAAGGGCAGCTGGGTACGGTGTGGCTGGAGCAAAATAAATATGGCGAGGCTTTGAAAGCGCACGAAGAGGCTCGGGAGAGTTTTGAAAATATGGATGAGCCCCTGAGTGTGGCCACGGCTTGGCATCAGATCGGCATGGTTCATCAGCAGGCGGGCAACACGAAAGAGGCGGAAAAGGCCTATAAGGAATCCCTGAGCATCAGGACCAGGGAAAGTAATCGGGACGGGGAGGCGGACAGCTCAATCCAGTTGGGCAATTTGTACGACAGTATGGGCCGTCTTGAGGAAGCGGCGATCTTTTACAATAGGGCAGCAGATATCCGTGTGGAATTGAAGGATTTGGCAGGTGAAGGTCGGGTTCGCAGCAACTTGGCTAATACCCTGATCCAGCTTAAACGCTACGACGATGCCAGGGTGGTGGCAGAGCGTGCGATTGAGTGCTTAACCCCTTATGGTCAAAATGCCCAGCCTTGGATTTTATGGAGTGTCCTCCACAATCTGGAACAGGCTGTGGGCAACCGGGAAGCGGCTCTCCAGGCGCGGCAGAAGGCCATGGAGCTCTTTCTCCAATATCGTCGGGATGGGGGGGAGAATCATGCAGGGGGAGGCAGGCTTTGTCTGATGGTGGAGCAGGGGATCAAAGCTAAGGATACCGGTGAGGTGGCGGGGCTGTTGGGGCAGCTGGCGAGCGATACTGATTACCATCCCTACATTAGAGCCCTCGCTGCCTCTCTGCAAAAGATCGTGAACGGCTCCCGCGATCCCACTCTGGCCGACGACCCGGCTTTGGACTATGACGATGCCGTGGAACTGAAGCTCCTCCTGGAGCGGTTGAGGGAGCTGGAGGGGAATGATGCATGA
- a CDS encoding helix-turn-helix transcriptional regulator — MTIPFSEVRKEWRKNPGFMKAYDDLAEAFDLAKELIQARVNAGLSQQELAERMGRSQPVVARLESSHKTSLKSLERYVKALGMKVKIQLAPE, encoded by the coding sequence ATGACCATCCCATTTTCTGAAGTGCGCAAAGAGTGGCGCAAAAATCCCGGCTTCATGAAAGCCTATGACGATCTGGCCGAAGCGTTCGACCTGGCCAAAGAGTTGATCCAAGCCCGGGTAAACGCAGGCTTGAGCCAGCAGGAGCTGGCGGAGCGGATGGGGCGTTCTCAGCCCGTGGTCGCCAGACTCGAAAGCAGCCACAAAACCTCCCTCAAATCCCTGGAACGCTACGTCAAAGCCTTGGGAATGAAAGTGAAAATTCAACTCGCGCCGGAATGA
- a CDS encoding DUF362 domain-containing protein yields MAKKEGSDRNRVDPPLNRRQFIKRLAGTSGLALGLGVGGALVYSDKPIRRAPEIIHTLNDFRVPPSDHHPMMAVVRGSDAETMVREAVAKLGGISRFISRGERVLLKPNVGWDRLPEQAANTGPEVVGAVAKLCREAGAGEVWVTDVSLNDPYRSFARSGIEQSAIAAGAQVRIPGQADFWSTDLGGELLGVWPVSRFFHEVDRVINLPIIKNHSLCGCTLAMKNWYGVLGGRRNQLHQKIHTSIVDLARAVRPTLTIMDGIRVLKENGPTGGSLSDVVMGHTVVAGLDEVAMDSFALGFLELTPEEIPFLTMAEKAGLGQVDWQGLNWTESKINI; encoded by the coding sequence ATGGCCAAAAAAGAGGGGTCTGATCGCAACCGGGTAGACCCCCCCTTGAATCGACGGCAGTTTATCAAACGCCTGGCAGGCACCTCGGGCTTGGCTTTGGGGCTGGGTGTGGGGGGGGCTTTGGTCTACAGCGACAAGCCCATCCGCCGGGCTCCGGAAATCATTCACACCCTCAACGATTTTCGCGTTCCCCCTTCTGACCATCATCCGATGATGGCGGTGGTGCGGGGGAGTGATGCCGAAACCATGGTGCGGGAGGCGGTGGCCAAGCTGGGGGGCATTTCCCGGTTTATCTCCCGGGGGGAGCGGGTGTTGCTGAAGCCCAATGTGGGGTGGGATCGTTTGCCGGAGCAGGCGGCCAACACCGGGCCTGAGGTAGTCGGGGCGGTGGCGAAGCTTTGCCGGGAGGCGGGGGCGGGGGAGGTGTGGGTGACGGATGTTTCCCTGAACGACCCTTATCGCTCTTTTGCCCGCTCCGGGATTGAACAGAGCGCCATCGCAGCAGGCGCCCAGGTGCGGATTCCCGGACAGGCGGATTTTTGGTCCACGGATCTGGGGGGAGAGTTGTTGGGCGTGTGGCCGGTGTCGCGTTTTTTCCATGAGGTAGACCGGGTGATCAACCTGCCTATTATTAAAAACCACTCCCTCTGCGGCTGCACCCTGGCCATGAAAAACTGGTATGGGGTGTTGGGGGGGCGCCGGAATCAACTGCATCAAAAAATCCACACTTCCATCGTCGATCTGGCCAGAGCGGTGCGCCCGACGTTGACCATTATGGATGGCATACGGGTATTGAAGGAGAATGGTCCGACGGGGGGGAGCTTGAGTGATGTGGTGATGGGGCACACGGTGGTGGCTGGTTTGGATGAGGTGGCGATGGATAGCTTTGCCCTGGGATTTTTGGAGCTGACACCAGAAGAGATCCCTTTCCTCACCATGGCTGAAAAAGCCGGTTTGGGACAAGTGGATTGGCAAGGATTGAACTGGACAGAATCAAAGATAAACATCTGA
- a CDS encoding 4Fe-4S binding protein produces the protein MRNIRRIYAFFFLGLFLFLLLIADFRHLKGYEAALFLELDPLTAIAAFLTSGTLYKGLALSLIILIPTLFFGRFFCSWICPLGILNQWLSHFFNKRRAVDEYKINRYRPIQRLKYYLLAALLILALFGSLQVGLLDPIPLLYRSFTTAALPAMDGAGLGIYLNHPVFHGGVLIAVLFLGILIANRLLTRFWCRVLCPLGALLGACSGRAPLRIRRDVDKCTDCQKCLQFCQGGCDPDGELRVSECHVCMNCLEQCPEGALHYGLPTPRSSIHTPLDFNRRRLVESGVAAGVLFPMLRSSASAHTTPAPEVIRPPGSLEEGDFLARCIKCSACMRVCPTNVLQPALLESGFEGLWTPILQNRIGYCEHHCVLCSEVCPTAAIRPLTVQEKVGEGDFKTPIKLGTAFFDRGRCLPWAMQVPCIVCEEVCPTSPKAIWYEKVTVPDRNGKLIQLKQPYVEPARCIGCGICENKCPVTDKAAIRVTSVGETRSKRNRMILDQRV, from the coding sequence CTGCGCAACATACGCCGAATCTACGCATTTTTCTTCCTGGGGCTCTTCCTCTTCCTGCTCCTGATAGCTGATTTTCGCCACCTGAAAGGCTACGAAGCCGCCCTTTTCCTGGAGCTGGATCCCCTCACCGCCATCGCTGCTTTTCTCACCTCGGGCACTCTCTACAAGGGGTTGGCCCTCTCCCTGATTATTCTGATTCCCACTCTTTTTTTCGGGCGTTTTTTCTGTTCGTGGATCTGCCCTTTGGGGATTCTCAACCAGTGGCTGAGCCATTTTTTCAATAAACGCCGAGCTGTTGATGAATACAAGATCAACCGCTATCGCCCGATCCAGCGGCTGAAATATTATCTTTTGGCGGCTCTGTTGATATTGGCCCTGTTTGGCTCCCTGCAAGTGGGGCTGTTGGATCCCATTCCCCTGCTTTATCGCTCCTTCACCACCGCCGCTCTGCCTGCCATGGATGGGGCCGGGTTGGGGATTTATCTCAACCATCCGGTTTTTCATGGGGGGGTGCTGATTGCGGTTTTGTTTTTGGGGATATTGATCGCCAATCGTTTGCTGACCCGTTTTTGGTGTCGGGTGTTGTGTCCTTTGGGGGCGCTGCTGGGGGCCTGTTCGGGGCGGGCGCCGTTGCGCATTCGGCGGGATGTGGATAAGTGCACCGATTGCCAAAAGTGCCTGCAATTTTGCCAGGGGGGGTGCGATCCCGATGGGGAGCTTCGGGTGAGTGAGTGCCATGTCTGCATGAACTGCCTGGAGCAGTGTCCGGAAGGGGCGTTGCATTATGGCCTGCCCACCCCCCGGAGTTCCATCCACACCCCGCTGGATTTTAACCGTCGGCGTTTGGTGGAGAGCGGTGTGGCGGCGGGGGTGCTGTTTCCCATGTTGCGTTCTTCAGCTTCAGCCCACACCACCCCCGCTCCAGAGGTGATCCGCCCCCCGGGTTCCTTGGAAGAGGGGGATTTTTTGGCGCGTTGTATCAAATGTTCGGCCTGTATGCGGGTCTGCCCCACCAACGTGCTACAACCGGCATTGTTGGAGAGCGGTTTTGAGGGGTTGTGGACGCCGATTTTGCAAAACCGCATCGGCTATTGCGAGCACCACTGTGTTTTGTGTTCTGAAGTGTGCCCCACAGCGGCGATTCGCCCCCTGACGGTGCAGGAGAAGGTTGGGGAGGGGGATTTTAAGACGCCGATCAAGCTCGGGACCGCTTTTTTTGATCGGGGCAGGTGCTTGCCTTGGGCGATGCAGGTGCCGTGTATTGTCTGTGAGGAGGTGTGTCCGACCTCACCAAAAGCGATCTGGTACGAAAAGGTGACTGTGCCCGACCGCAACGGCAAGCTGATCCAGCTCAAGCAGCCCTACGTGGAGCCTGCCCGCTGTATTGGTTGCGGCATCTGCGAAAACAAATGCCCGGTCACCGATAAAGCCGCGATCCGGGTGACCAGCGTAGGGGAGACCCGCTCCAAGAGGAATCGGATGATTTTGGACCAGCGGGTATAG
- a CDS encoding aldo/keto reductase — MKRREFIKSTAALATAAAVISPTPGQAAPSRPKVKQYRTLGKTNIAMSDISFGAGKLPSSSMILRAMDRGINYFDTSPDYGESEDLIGKALKRRKDREKYYIASKFCSPIAYPGHVRFGSSKKEYIEAVDGSLKRLGCDYLDVVFVHAIGSKKDYALDKRRMLDPRMFEAFAELKEKGKANYLAVSSHGPHHMEKLMLAAVESGKFDIIMPAFNFMNFPRVPELIQKAKANGVGVVAMKTLAGAKDSGVELDPGVFEQAAFKWVLRHKEVDGLVITIKSVGDLDTFLPASGEEYSARDQRALDHYAARHGQDYCRTGCGDCEPDCAEGVQIATILRQQMYFEDYGDEKRAMENYATLDRDASACGDCGDAVCVSACPHGLDVVAKLQSAHRSLTFNPVA; from the coding sequence ATGAAGCGACGGGAATTCATCAAATCCACCGCAGCCCTTGCCACAGCCGCCGCCGTGATTAGCCCCACCCCAGGCCAGGCTGCCCCCAGTCGTCCCAAGGTCAAGCAATATCGCACTCTGGGCAAAACCAATATCGCCATGAGTGATATTTCTTTTGGTGCCGGAAAATTGCCCTCCTCCTCCATGATTCTTCGGGCCATGGATCGGGGGATCAACTATTTTGACACCTCCCCGGATTATGGTGAGAGCGAGGATCTGATCGGCAAGGCTCTGAAACGCCGCAAGGATCGTGAAAAATATTATATCGCTTCCAAATTTTGCAGCCCCATCGCCTACCCTGGCCATGTGCGTTTTGGCTCCTCCAAAAAAGAGTATATCGAGGCGGTGGATGGCAGCCTGAAGCGTTTGGGGTGCGACTATCTGGACGTGGTTTTTGTCCACGCCATCGGCTCCAAAAAGGACTATGCGTTGGATAAGCGGCGTATGCTCGATCCCCGTATGTTCGAGGCTTTCGCTGAGCTGAAGGAGAAGGGCAAGGCCAACTATCTGGCGGTCTCCTCCCACGGCCCCCACCATATGGAAAAGTTGATGTTGGCAGCGGTGGAGTCGGGGAAGTTTGACATCATCATGCCCGCTTTCAACTTTATGAACTTTCCCAGAGTGCCGGAGCTGATTCAAAAGGCCAAAGCCAACGGGGTGGGGGTGGTCGCCATGAAAACCCTGGCTGGGGCCAAGGATAGCGGGGTGGAGCTGGATCCAGGTGTGTTTGAACAGGCTGCCTTTAAATGGGTATTACGCCACAAGGAGGTGGATGGCCTGGTGATCACCATCAAGAGCGTCGGGGATCTGGATACCTTTTTGCCCGCCTCCGGCGAAGAATACAGCGCCCGGGATCAACGGGCTCTGGACCACTATGCCGCCCGCCACGGCCAGGACTATTGCCGTACGGGTTGTGGGGATTGCGAGCCTGACTGTGCTGAGGGGGTGCAGATTGCCACCATCCTGCGGCAGCAGATGTATTTCGAAGATTATGGGGACGAAAAACGGGCGATGGAAAATTATGCCACCCTGGATCGGGATGCCTCTGCTTGTGGGGATTGTGGCGATGCGGTGTGTGTGTCCGCCTGCCCCCACGGCCTGGATGTGGTGGCCAAGCTGCAGTCAGCCCACCGGAGCCTCACCTTCAACCCCGTCGCTTGA
- a CDS encoding PIN domain-containing protein, translating into MKSWLVDTNVLIDHFQGDTHFGERAREILGEIAESGELVINPVIYAELAGWFEAKEELDLLLPTDLFRHEPIPPTAAFLAGQVFRQYRQRGGQKKRMLADFLIGAHATVQGYGLISRDRGYGRYFRVEQLDPTAEIH; encoded by the coding sequence ATGAAAAGCTGGCTGGTGGACACCAATGTCCTGATTGATCACTTCCAGGGGGATACCCATTTTGGCGAACGCGCCAGGGAAATTCTGGGGGAGATAGCCGAGTCGGGAGAGTTGGTCATTAATCCCGTGATTTATGCAGAACTTGCGGGCTGGTTCGAAGCCAAAGAGGAGCTGGATCTATTGTTGCCGACGGATCTTTTTCGCCATGAGCCGATTCCCCCCACAGCGGCTTTTCTGGCAGGTCAGGTGTTTCGTCAATATCGGCAGCGGGGTGGGCAGAAAAAGCGGATGCTGGCGGATTTTTTGATTGGCGCTCATGCCACGGTTCAGGGCTATGGGCTGATCAGTCGGGATCGGGGATATGGTCGATATTTTCGTGTGGAACAGCTGGATCCTACCGCTGAAATCCATTGA
- a CDS encoding AbrB/MazE/SpoVT family DNA-binding domain-containing protein translates to MRIGERGQITIPKALRERYDLLPGSEVEFIERDGELILTRNPKARRQKMDDLYGRVQTGLSTDEIMAFLRD, encoded by the coding sequence ATGCGGATTGGCGAGCGCGGTCAAATTACCATACCCAAAGCCCTTCGGGAGCGTTACGACCTGCTCCCTGGCAGTGAGGTGGAGTTCATCGAGCGGGATGGGGAGTTGATATTGACCCGAAACCCCAAAGCGCGCCGTCAGAAAATGGATGATCTGTATGGGCGCGTGCAGACTGGGCTTTCTACCGATGAAATCATGGCTTTTTTGCGGGATTAA
- a CDS encoding type II toxin-antitoxin system RelE/ParE family toxin, with protein sequence MKVHWNKRALANLANIRFYIFQENPRAASKVASRILEAANRLAEFPEKGRLGPRPNTRELVIPNLPFIVLYRLDKNAIKILRVFHTARKWPIRL encoded by the coding sequence ATGAAGGTCCATTGGAATAAACGCGCCCTGGCCAATCTTGCCAATATTCGTTTTTATATTTTTCAAGAAAACCCTCGGGCCGCTTCCAAAGTAGCATCACGCATCCTGGAGGCAGCCAATAGACTGGCTGAATTCCCTGAAAAAGGTCGTCTGGGGCCTAGACCTAACACCCGGGAACTGGTGATCCCAAATTTGCCATTTATCGTCTTATACCGGCTCGACAAAAACGCCATCAAAATTTTGCGGGTTTTCCATACCGCCAGGAAATGGCCGATACGTTTATAA
- a CDS encoding PIN domain protein, translating into MKPRIYTDTSVIGGYLDKEFKEWSVPLVESFQSGSRIIVLSNITILELDRAPSKVKSVLEKIPESHRESVILTDEAKSLAKNYIQAGVISAKKSADAQHIALATIHRVDVLVSWNFKDIVNLNQIRGYNAINLRLGYPLLEIRTPREVIGDERGKKL; encoded by the coding sequence ATGAAACCCAGAATCTATACCGACACATCCGTCATCGGGGGATACCTGGACAAAGAGTTCAAGGAGTGGTCCGTCCCCCTGGTAGAATCCTTCCAGTCCGGCTCCCGGATAATTGTGCTTTCCAATATCACCATACTGGAACTGGATAGAGCCCCTTCCAAAGTGAAATCGGTTCTTGAAAAAATTCCCGAGTCACACAGGGAAAGTGTTATACTGACAGATGAGGCGAAAAGCCTTGCCAAGAACTATATTCAAGCAGGTGTGATCAGTGCAAAAAAGTCAGCTGATGCCCAACACATCGCTTTGGCGACCATTCATCGTGTTGATGTGCTGGTGAGTTGGAACTTCAAAGATATCGTCAACCTCAACCAAATACGGGGATATAACGCCATCAACCTACGGCTGGGCTATCCCCTTCTGGAAATCCGGACACCACGGGAGGTTATCGGTGATGAAAGAGGAAAAAAACTTTGA